In Deltaproteobacteria bacterium, one DNA window encodes the following:
- a CDS encoding ATP-binding cassette domain-containing protein, with amino-acid sequence MVEVEGLVKHFRVHRRPPGFAAAVRSLFRRDSEIVRAVDGISLRIDRGERVGFLGPNGAGKTTTLKVLSGLLHPTRGEVRVNGFEPRRRQRAFLRSITLVMGQKQQLMWDLPPAETFELNRAVFDVPRDRYRAALAEIDALLGIGELATKPTRQLSLGERMKCELTAALLHEPNTLFLDEPTIGLDVAMQVAIREFIRRYNERYEATVLLTSHYMEDVVALCPRVIVIDHGRIIYDGDLRALVRSMRPDKLVSFSLAGPVDRDALDRLGHVVDHEAGRVVLRVAHNAVRDVVSHALERLPVEDLSVEDPPLEDVMRQLFRRAADARPPGAASEP; translated from the coding sequence GTGGTCGAAGTCGAAGGCCTCGTCAAGCACTTCCGCGTGCACCGGCGACCCCCCGGCTTTGCGGCCGCCGTTCGGTCGCTGTTTCGCCGGGATAGCGAGATCGTTCGCGCGGTAGACGGGATTTCGCTGCGCATCGACCGAGGCGAACGCGTCGGCTTCCTCGGCCCGAACGGTGCCGGCAAGACCACGACATTGAAGGTGCTCAGCGGCCTGCTGCACCCGACGCGCGGCGAGGTCCGCGTCAACGGGTTCGAACCGCGCCGCCGCCAGCGCGCGTTCTTGCGCAGCATCACCCTGGTCATGGGGCAAAAGCAGCAGCTCATGTGGGACTTGCCGCCGGCCGAGACGTTCGAACTCAACCGCGCCGTGTTCGACGTGCCGCGCGACCGCTACCGCGCGGCGCTCGCCGAAATCGACGCGCTGCTCGGCATCGGGGAACTCGCCACCAAGCCGACCCGCCAGCTGTCGCTCGGCGAGCGCATGAAATGCGAGCTGACCGCCGCGTTGCTGCACGAACCGAACACGCTGTTTCTCGACGAGCCGACCATCGGTCTGGACGTCGCCATGCAGGTCGCGATCCGCGAGTTCATCCGGCGCTACAACGAGCGCTACGAGGCGACGGTTCTGCTGACGTCGCACTATATGGAAGATGTCGTCGCGCTTTGTCCGCGGGTCATCGTCATCGACCACGGTCGCATCATCTATGACGGCGACCTGCGCGCGCTCGTGAGGTCGATGCGCCCCGACAAGTTGGTGTCGTTTTCGCTCGCCGGTCCGGTCGACCGGGACGCGCTCGATCGGCTCGGCCACGTCGTCGACCACGAGGCCGGCCGCGTCGTGCTGCGCGTCGCGCACAACGCGGTGCGCGACGTCGTGAGCCACGCGCTCGAGCGCCTGCCGGTCGAAGACCTCAGCGTCGAAGACCCGCCGCTCGAAGACGTGATGCGTCAGTTGTTCCGCCGCGCAGCCGATGCGCGCCCGCCCGGCGCGGCATCCGAACCGTGA
- a CDS encoding MarR family transcriptional regulator, with translation MARRDPTDALVLRMADAIGGLIEFWGFKRHMGRAWTVLYFSREPLSAAELGERLSLSAGAISMTMHQLLEWGVVRKTRRPGDRRDYYEPETSIWKMVSRVFRERELRQIQVAIEAFEASLAELAELARDAAGDRRDQVRFVRQRVEFLLGIARIGDRLLRAILSGQNVSALPLKNLPPEPD, from the coding sequence ATGGCCAGGCGGGATCCGACTGACGCCCTCGTCCTCCGCATGGCCGACGCCATCGGGGGTCTCATCGAGTTCTGGGGGTTCAAGCGCCACATGGGCCGCGCGTGGACGGTCCTGTACTTTTCGCGTGAGCCGTTGTCGGCCGCCGAACTCGGCGAGCGCCTGTCTCTGTCCGCCGGGGCGATCTCGATGACGATGCACCAACTGCTCGAGTGGGGAGTCGTGCGCAAGACGCGGAGACCGGGCGATCGTCGCGACTATTACGAGCCGGAGACGAGCATCTGGAAGATGGTGTCGCGCGTGTTCCGCGAGCGCGAACTGCGCCAGATCCAGGTGGCGATCGAAGCGTTCGAAGCGTCGCTGGCGGAGCTGGCCGAGCTCGCTCGCGACGCGGCCGGCGACCGGCGAGATCAGGTCCGGTTCGTACGCCAACGCGTCGAGTTCCTGCTCGGCATCGCGCGCATCGGCGACCGGCTGCTGCGCGCCATCCTGTCCGGGCAGAACGTGAGCGCGCTGCCGCTCAAGAACCTGCCGCCCGAACCCGACTGA